The Candidatus Obscuribacterales bacterium genome window below encodes:
- a CDS encoding isocitrate/isopropylmalate family dehydrogenase translates to PEHGKKQIRLDSGIGIKPISKTGSQRLVRRAIRHALRLPKDKQQVTLVHKGNIMKYTEGAFRDWGYELATTEFRAECVTERESWILGNKEAKPDLSVEDNARQVEPGYDSLTPEKKADICGEVKAVLEGIWDTHGNGQWKEKIMVNDRIADSIFQQIQTRPDEYSILATMNLNGDYLSDAAAAIVGGLGMGPGANIGDTCAIFEATHGTAPKHAGLDRINPGSVILSGVMMLEYMGWQEAADLIKKGLGEAIANREVTYDLARMMTPPVNPPLKCSEFAQAIVQRFE, encoded by the coding sequence CCGGAGCACGGCAAGAAACAAATCCGCCTCGATTCCGGCATTGGCATCAAGCCCATTAGTAAAACCGGCTCCCAGCGCCTCGTGCGCCGCGCCATCCGCCATGCCCTACGGTTGCCCAAGGACAAGCAACAGGTGACCCTGGTGCATAAGGGCAACATCATGAAATATACCGAAGGGGCTTTTCGCGACTGGGGCTATGAGCTAGCCACCACGGAATTTCGGGCAGAATGTGTCACCGAGCGCGAGTCGTGGATTTTAGGTAACAAGGAAGCCAAACCTGACCTGAGCGTCGAAGACAATGCTCGCCAAGTGGAACCCGGCTACGATTCTCTAACGCCGGAGAAAAAGGCAGACATCTGTGGGGAAGTCAAAGCCGTCCTAGAAGGCATTTGGGACACCCACGGCAACGGGCAATGGAAGGAGAAGATCATGGTGAACGATCGCATCGCCGATAGCATCTTCCAGCAGATTCAAACCCGCCCCGATGAATATTCCATCCTGGCGACGATGAACCTAAATGGCGACTATTTATCGGATGCAGCAGCAGCGATCGTGGGCGGTCTGGGCATGGGGCCCGGTGCCAACATCGGCGACACCTGCGCCATCTTTGAAGCCACCCACGGCACGGCACCGAAGCACGCCGGTCTCGATCGCATTAACCCTGGCTCGGTGATTCTCTCTGGGGTGATGATGTTGGAATACATGGGCTGGCAGGAAGCGGCAGATTTGATTAAAAAGGGACTCGGGGAAGCGATCGCCAACCGCGAGGTCACCTATGATCTCGCCCGGATGATGACCCCACCGGTCAATCCACCGCTGAAATGCTCGGAGTTTGCCCAAGCGATCGTCCAGCGCTTCGAGTAG
- the rph gene encoding ribonuclease PH → MAWQRPDGRAADQLRPVRFERHFTHYAAGSVLAHCGNTQVFCSVTIQPGVPRFLEGSGQGWLTAEYRMLPSATPQRHAREVMKLSGRTQEIQRLIGRSLRSALDMKLLGERTLTVDADVLQADAGTRTTSITGGFVALADAIQALLDKGELERSPICRQVAAVSVGLLEGEPFLDLNYPEDVAADVDLNVVLDEQLNILEIQGTAEENCFNRGQLNQMLDYAETGIQELLTAQQHALKS, encoded by the coding sequence ATGGCTTGGCAACGTCCTGATGGTCGGGCAGCAGATCAACTGCGTCCGGTGCGCTTTGAGCGACACTTTACCCACTATGCAGCCGGGTCGGTTTTGGCCCACTGTGGCAATACCCAAGTCTTCTGTAGCGTCACGATTCAGCCTGGCGTGCCCCGCTTTTTGGAAGGATCGGGTCAAGGCTGGCTGACGGCGGAATATCGCATGTTGCCCAGTGCTACCCCACAGCGCCATGCGCGGGAGGTGATGAAACTCTCGGGGCGCACCCAGGAAATTCAGCGTCTGATTGGCCGCAGTCTGCGGTCTGCCCTGGATATGAAGCTGCTGGGGGAGCGCACCCTAACGGTGGATGCGGATGTTCTACAAGCGGATGCGGGCACCCGCACCACGTCGATTACCGGCGGCTTTGTGGCTCTCGCCGATGCTATTCAAGCCCTGCTGGACAAGGGAGAGTTGGAGCGATCGCCCATTTGCCGACAGGTTGCTGCCGTTTCTGTGGGTCTGCTGGAGGGAGAGCCGTTTTTGGACTTGAACTATCCAGAAGATGTGGCGGCGGATGTGGACTTAAACGTTGTTTTGGATGAGCAGTTGAATATCTTAGAAATCCAGGGCACGGCGGAGGAAAACTGTTTCAACCGTGGTCAACTGAACCAGATGTTGGATTATGCAGAAACGGGAATTCAAGAGCTGCTCACGGCTCAGCAGCATGCCCTGAAATCCTAG
- a CDS encoding FxLYD domain-containing protein, with translation MKFRAVITAILVGVFWLMSQVISSPAYALTEVKLTDVSYTTCPEELVDGNVTAGGASREAKCYMITGTAVNTSGRPVLNADVFGRIYDASGNPVMQNRTRVGSIDEVPPGESSFELRITVAANQSEPLQLEQFKASGFTGRVRR, from the coding sequence ATGAAGTTTCGAGCCGTCATCACCGCAATTTTGGTAGGCGTCTTTTGGCTGATGAGTCAGGTGATCTCGTCTCCAGCCTATGCCCTTACGGAAGTTAAATTGACGGACGTATCTTACACCACCTGTCCAGAAGAGTTGGTTGATGGCAATGTCACCGCTGGGGGAGCCAGCCGCGAAGCGAAGTGCTACATGATCACCGGAACGGCCGTGAACACCTCCGGGCGACCGGTGCTGAATGCCGATGTATTTGGGCGAATTTATGACGCCAGCGGCAACCCCGTCATGCAAAACCGCACTAGGGTCGGCTCTATTGATGAGGTGCCGCCGGGAGAAAGTTCCTTTGAGCTGCGGATTACGGTGGCGGCAAACCAGTCAGAACCCTTACAGCTAGAACAGTTTAAGGCATCTGGCTTTACAGGACGAGTGCGGCGCTAG
- a CDS encoding NUDIX hydrolase produces the protein MNRLWNLFQSVLGLIFHHPITGTSIIPVLPDGRIVLIQRRDNGKWALPGGMVEWGETIESTIQRELVEETGLQLMKVDRLVGVYSAPDRDRRFHSICVAIAVQVSGKTAVEDTLEIQGVQAFERSELPIGHLSADNDRHLQDYFDNVTTLA, from the coding sequence ATGAATCGGTTGTGGAACCTTTTTCAGTCTGTCCTTGGGCTCATTTTTCATCACCCGATTACGGGTACCAGCATTATTCCGGTGTTGCCTGATGGGCGAATTGTCCTCATCCAGCGGCGGGATAACGGTAAGTGGGCGCTGCCCGGCGGCATGGTGGAATGGGGCGAGACGATTGAATCGACCATCCAGCGAGAATTGGTGGAGGAAACGGGGCTGCAGTTAATGAAGGTGGATCGCCTCGTGGGGGTCTACTCTGCCCCGGATCGCGATCGCCGCTTTCATTCTATCTGCGTGGCGATCGCCGTTCAGGTCAGTGGAAAAACGGCGGTGGAAGATACGCTAGAAATCCAAGGCGTGCAGGCTTTTGAGCGATCGGAGTTGCCGATTGGGCACCTCAGCGCCGACAACGATCGCCACCTACAAGATTATTTTGATAACGTGACGACCCTAGCCTAG
- the bcp gene encoding thioredoxin-dependent thiol peroxidase: MPLNPGDLAPDFTLQDGDGNTVSLASLRGQRVVLYFYPRDNTPGCTKEACGFRDRYPDLQSQNVAVFGVSTDDAKAHTKFTTKYDLPFPLLCDGDAAVATAYESYGLKKFMGKEYMGVMRHTFIIGADGVIEKIYRKVKPAEHADQVLADLADLDSADPIA; the protein is encoded by the coding sequence ATGCCCTTAAATCCCGGCGATCTGGCTCCTGACTTTACCCTGCAGGATGGCGATGGCAATACCGTTAGCCTTGCGTCTCTACGGGGTCAGCGGGTGGTGCTCTATTTTTACCCCCGCGACAACACGCCCGGCTGCACCAAAGAAGCCTGTGGTTTTCGCGATCGCTACCCGGATCTGCAATCCCAAAACGTGGCTGTGTTTGGCGTCAGCACCGATGATGCTAAGGCCCATACTAAATTCACCACCAAGTACGACTTACCCTTTCCCCTGCTTTGTGATGGCGATGCGGCGGTGGCTACGGCCTATGAAAGCTATGGGCTGAAGAAGTTTATGGGCAAGGAATATATGGGTGTGATGCGCCATACGTTTATTATTGGTGCCGATGGCGTCATCGAAAAAATCTATCGTAAGGTGAAGCCTGCAGAGCACGCTGACCAGGTTTTGGCCGACTTGGCAGATCTAGACAGCGCTGACCCGATCGCCTGA
- the psbV gene encoding photosystem II cytochrome c-550 produces the protein MFKRLIWLVVMAAFLTFQTFVGVANAAELDLETRTIPLNDKGETLVLNQSQVVEGKRLFNYACGQCHAGGVTKTNFNVDLSPASLALATPPRTNVEALVDYMKDPTTYDGLESIAELHPAMSSADVFPKMRNLTEDDLVAIAGHILVQPKVLGERWGAGKTRYST, from the coding sequence ATGTTCAAAAGACTCATTTGGCTTGTGGTCATGGCTGCATTCCTAACCTTCCAGACCTTTGTGGGAGTGGCAAATGCAGCAGAGTTAGACCTAGAGACCCGCACCATTCCGTTAAACGACAAGGGCGAAACCCTGGTGCTCAATCAATCTCAAGTGGTTGAGGGTAAGCGCCTATTTAACTATGCCTGTGGGCAATGCCATGCTGGGGGCGTCACCAAAACCAACTTCAACGTTGACCTAAGCCCGGCATCGTTGGCCCTAGCTACGCCTCCACGTACCAATGTGGAAGCGCTTGTAGACTACATGAAAGACCCCACCACCTACGATGGTCTGGAGTCGATCGCTGAGCTACACCCAGCTATGAGCAGCGCGGACGTGTTCCCCAAAATGCGGAACCTCACAGAGGATGATCTAGTGGCGATCGCCGGTCATATCTTGGTTCAGCCGAAGGTGCTCGGTGAGCGCTGGGGTGCTGGCAAGACTCGGTATAGCACCTAG
- the psbV2 gene encoding photosystem II cytochrome PsbV2, with product MMLTVFSPARRLLRRCLILGVAIALWLSLISPAQAASIDPFIRRYFDAAEPVALPANAAGETQLFSAEDFAAGKEFFTSTCINCHVGGATLPNPTESLALDVLKGATPSRDNIQAIVAFMRQPMTYDGQEVSFWCREVPATWLSDAEAETVAAFVLRAAEKAPGWGTSEF from the coding sequence ATGATGTTAACTGTTTTCTCCCCTGCCCGCCGTCTGCTGCGCCGCTGTCTCATCCTAGGAGTGGCGATCGCCCTTTGGCTATCCCTGATCAGCCCTGCCCAAGCCGCATCCATCGATCCGTTCATTCGGCGATACTTTGATGCCGCCGAGCCCGTTGCGCTACCAGCCAATGCAGCAGGCGAAACCCAGCTCTTTTCAGCGGAAGATTTTGCTGCTGGCAAGGAGTTTTTTACCAGCACCTGCATTAATTGTCACGTTGGCGGAGCGACGCTACCGAACCCCACCGAATCCCTAGCGCTGGATGTCCTCAAAGGAGCCACGCCCTCTCGCGATAATATCCAAGCGATCGTCGCTTTTATGCGCCAACCCATGACCTACGACGGACAAGAGGTCTCGTTTTGGTGTCGGGAAGTGCCTGCTACCTGGCTGAGTGATGCAGAAGCAGAAACAGTGGCGGCCTTTGTGTTGCGAGCGGCAGAGAAAGCGCCAGGCTGGGGTACGAGCGAGTTTTAA